From Salarias fasciatus chromosome 12, fSalaFa1.1, whole genome shotgun sequence, the proteins below share one genomic window:
- the LOC115398334 gene encoding prostate stem cell antigen-like, giving the protein MKLFGALCMLMTLSTACGLRCYSCVTSDSHSCKNYVTCPPVFDRCFTLDKLNLITKGCQSSIACIGGMECCSKDLCNSTGAAGPSIVLLLASSAIITLFL; this is encoded by the exons ATGAAGCTTTTTGGAGCTCTGTGCATGTTGATGACTCTGTCTACTG CGTGTGGACTGCGATGCTACAgctgtgtgacctctgactctCATTCCTGCAAAAACTATGTAACTTGTCCCCCTGTCTTCGACCGCTGCTTTACACTTGACA AGTTGAACTTGATCACAAAAGGATGCCAATCCAGCATCGCATGCATTGGCGGCATGGAATGCTGCAGTAAGGACCTGTGCAACAGCACTGGAGCAGCTGGTCCCAGCATCGTACTGCTGCTGGCATCGTCAGCCATCATAACGCTCTTCCTCTAA
- the LOC115398333 gene encoding myogenesis-regulating glycosidase-like encodes MYQIVPVAPGEQHISGAAGGSPLKKKLAHEGRPLVMAGMVGCVLVLAAVVAWCYYSVSLRKAQLLKTELLDLNKDGFIIRNQGGAVVFSMTFRSGTLDLDSCTKEGSILSCTQSDSGKLNFFIQTVRPKDTVMCYRVRWEELQNKHTVEHAMAYNDSHWYGGAEMATPRWPVMIQGEEEPRPFITSDVYSNRNAFGGILERYWLSSNATAIKINDSVPFHLGWSESSRTLRFQARYQDSPFRPPEGEPAFPELSYRVCVGSDVTSIHKYMVRRYFPKPIKVPSPEVFKYPVWSTWALHKTAVTQEKLLRYASDITKHGFTCSHLELDDRYTADYGEFDFDPQKFPNASGMFDKLREDGFHVTLWTHPFINYDSINFGVAVEKGLFVREPSGELPALVRWWNGIGGILDFTNPDAREWYSSNLRLLKNRYDVTSFKFDAGETSYLPRQFSTLVPLSDPSTFTRRYTEMAIPFSERAELRVGYQSQNISCFFRIIDRDSVWGYDLGLKSIIPTVLTISILGYQFVLPDMIGGNAYPNRTTGEVDDKSGLPDRELYIRWLELSAFMPAMQFSIPPWAYDAEVVQIARKFTELHETLVAPRVLELAGEVLDTGDPIIRPLWWIANDDEVAYKIDSQFLIGDDLMVAPVLEPGKQERDIYLPAGRWKSYKGEHFDKGPMYLTDYSVDLDEVAFFTWVH; translated from the exons ATGTATCAGATTGTTCCAGTGGCTCCTGGGGAGCAGCACATCTCAGGGGCAGCGGGTGGGTCCCCACTAAAGAAGAAACTGGCTCATGAAGGTCGGCCCCTGGTCATGGCGGGCATGGTGGGCTGTGTGCTGGTCCTGGCTGCCGTGGTCGCCTGGTGCTACTACTCAGTGTCTCTACGGAAAGCACAGCTACTGAAGACCGAGCTGCTTGACCTCAACAAGGATGGATTCATCATTCGTAACCAGGGAGGGGCTGTCGTCTTCTCCATGACTTTCag GTCTGGCACTCTGGATCTGGACTCTTGCACAAAGGAGGGAAGCATTCTGAGTTGTACACAGTCAGATTCTGGCAAGCTCAACTTCTTCATCCAGACTGTTCGACCAAAGGACACAGTGATGTGCTACCGCGTTCGCTGGGAAGAGCTGCAAAACAAGCACACAGTCGAACACGCCATGGCCTATAATGACTCTCACTGGTACGGAGGGGCTGAGATGGCGACGCCGCGTTGGCCCGTCATGATTCAAGGGGAAGAAGAACCACGGCCTTTCATCACCAGTGACGTCTACTCCAATCGAAATGCCTTTGGGGGAATCCTGGAGCGATACTGGCTCTCGTCAAATGCCACTGCAATAAAGATTAACGACTCGGTGCCTTTTCATCTGGGCtggtcagagagcagcaggacacTGAGGTTCCAGGCCCGCTACCAGGACTCCCCCTTTAGACCACCAGAGGGGGAGCCGGCCTTTCCTGAGCTCAGCTACAGGGTCTGCGTGGGCTCCGATGTTACCTCTATTCACAAGTACATG GTCCGTCGCTATTTTCCAAAGCCTATTAAAGTCCCGTCTCCTGAAGTGTTCAAGTATCCAGTGTGGTCCACATGGGCTCTCCACAAGACCGCTGTCActcaggagaagctgctgcgcTACGCCTCCGACATCACCAAACATGGCTTCACGTGCTCCCATCTGGAGCTGGACGACCGCTACACAGCCGACTACGGAGAATTTGACTTCGACCCGCAGAAGTTTCCCAACGCCAGCGGGATGTTTGACAAGCTCAGAGAGGACGGCTTCCATGTGACGCTGTGGACGCATCCTTTCATCAACTATGACTCCATCAACTTCGGCGTAGCTGTGGAGAAAGGACTGTTTGTCCGGGAACCGAGCGGCGAGCTGCCTGCTCTGGTCCGCTGGTGGAACGGCATTGGCGGGATCTTGGACTTCACCAACCCGGACGCCCGTGAGTGGTATTCCTCAAATCTGCGCTTGCTGAAAAATCGCTATGACGTTACCTCCTTCAAGTTCGACGCTGGAGAGACGAGCTACCTCCCCCGTCAGTTCAGCACTCTGGTGCCGCTGTCCGACCCGTCCACCTTCACCCGCCGCTACACCGAGATGGCCATTCCATTCAGCGAGCGAGCCGAGCTGCGAGTGGGCTACCAGAGTCAGAACATCTCCTGCTTCTTCAGGATCATAGACAGAGACTCGGTGTGGGGCTACGATCTTGGCCTCAAGTCCATCATCCCCACGGTGCTGACCATCAGTATTCTCGGCTACCAGTTCGTCCTGCCGGATATGATCGGGGGGAATGCTTACCCCAACCGCACTACAG gTGAGGTAGATGACAAGAGTGGGCTGCCAGACAGAGAGCTGTACATCAGATGGTTGGAGTTGTCTGCTTTCATGCCCGCCATGCAGTTCTCTATCCCACCGTGGGCCTACGACGCCGAG GTGGTCCAGATCGCGCGGAAGTTCACAGAGCTGCATGAAACTCTAGTTGCCCCGAGGGTTCTCGAGCTGGCCGGCGAGGTTCTGGACACCGGAGACCCCATCATCAGGCCTCTCTGGTGGATCGCCAATGACGACGAGGTGGCTTATAAGATAGACTCCCAGTTCCTGATTGGGGATGACCTGATGGTGGCTCCGGTGCTGGAGCCGGGAAAGCAGGAGAGGGACATCTACCTGCCCGCAGGTCGATGGAAAAGCTACAAGGGAGAACATTTTGACAAAGGCCCCATGTACCTCACTGACTACTCTGTGGACTTGGATGAGGTAGCTTTCTTCACGTGGGTTCACTGA